The Pseudomonas sp. R4-35-07 genome contains a region encoding:
- a CDS encoding integrase domain-containing protein has product MARVGKRFGRNFGFGRQLSYAGPQALKDLFGDGHFATVKAHSDRWQAFVRWCRSEEGPRLNDARQIGREILMRYATHMREQVDQGNVGIATAQNRLSSVNRTMAALRGDQYVKIPSPSKALGLQRSSVRSEPPQGQDRVQVELIARALSERGQQRVAAIVHLARDTGMRLREAILADLPRLQREARQLGKINIQDGTKGGRSGSSAPRWIAVTDQIRGTLDRAWEASPSRSRNLLAPNESYKEFIQSVVRPARGILHEHGLRGFHELRAAYACERYEQLTGLNTPVNGGRVHREDRELDLRARQQISHELGHNRIDVVSAYIGGRR; this is encoded by the coding sequence ATGGCTCGGGTTGGTAAGCGATTTGGGCGCAATTTCGGCTTCGGTCGCCAGCTCAGCTATGCCGGACCGCAAGCCTTGAAAGATCTATTTGGCGACGGCCATTTTGCTACCGTCAAAGCCCATAGCGATCGCTGGCAGGCCTTTGTGCGTTGGTGTCGTTCCGAGGAAGGCCCGAGGCTCAATGACGCGCGACAGATCGGCCGCGAGATCCTCATGCGGTACGCCACTCACATGCGGGAGCAGGTTGATCAGGGCAACGTCGGCATCGCCACCGCGCAGAACCGCCTGTCCAGCGTCAACCGAACGATGGCCGCGCTGCGCGGTGATCAGTACGTCAAAATCCCCAGTCCGAGCAAGGCGCTGGGCTTGCAGCGCTCAAGCGTGCGTAGTGAGCCCCCGCAAGGCCAAGACCGTGTGCAGGTCGAGTTGATCGCACGGGCACTGTCAGAGCGAGGTCAGCAGCGTGTTGCCGCAATTGTGCATCTGGCCCGGGATACTGGTATGCGCTTGCGTGAGGCGATCCTGGCGGATCTGCCCCGACTGCAACGTGAGGCTCGGCAACTGGGCAAGATCAACATCCAGGATGGAACCAAAGGTGGTCGGTCAGGCTCATCAGCGCCGCGTTGGATCGCGGTCACCGATCAAATCCGTGGCACCTTGGATAGGGCCTGGGAGGCTTCACCCAGTCGCAGTCGGAACCTGTTGGCCCCCAACGAGAGCTACAAAGAGTTTATACAGTCAGTTGTGCGACCGGCACGGGGCATCTTGCATGAGCATGGATTGAGAGGCTTTCATGAGTTGCGGGCGGCTTACGCCTGTGAGCGTTATGAGCAACTGACTGGCTTGAATACACCCGTCAATGGCGGTCGTGTTCATCGAGAAGATCGAGAGCTTGATCTGCGTGCACGACAGCAGATCAGCCACGAATTGGGACATAACCGCATCGATGTGGTGAGTGCCTACATCGGAGGTCGGCGATGA
- a CDS encoding LasR-specific antiactivator QslA, giving the protein MFDLSLLANLPKPNTIDTASLTPEDAAIKLRQAATLRLNGAQSILLHFPQEVELAVELLDDAAVLFDKAFRYLTGIPAQRIHQHIGEYYAVPSAEGCPGIRTPWSNEFSSMIEDGVRCAQTWLDGSSLPLWWALAQNRKRHHPGDPQEAFEAGFLLRLQQTLIMRPEAVTPSNNQL; this is encoded by the coding sequence ATGTTTGATCTCTCGCTTCTTGCCAACCTTCCCAAACCCAACACCATTGATACTGCATCGCTCACCCCTGAAGATGCTGCCATTAAACTGCGACAGGCTGCTACGCTTCGGCTTAATGGGGCACAGAGTATTTTGCTGCATTTTCCGCAGGAGGTAGAGCTGGCGGTAGAGCTGCTGGATGATGCCGCCGTGTTGTTCGACAAAGCGTTCCGGTATCTGACTGGTATTCCGGCTCAACGCATCCATCAACATATCGGTGAGTACTACGCTGTCCCGTCCGCTGAAGGCTGTCCGGGTATTCGAACACCCTGGAGCAATGAGTTTAGCTCAATGATTGAGGACGGCGTTCGTTGTGCGCAGACGTGGCTTGACGGTTCATCACTACCGCTATGGTGGGCACTGGCGCAGAACCGAAAGCGTCATCACCCAGGTGATCCACAGGAAGCGTTTGAAGCCGGTTTTTTGCTGCGGTTGCAGCAGACGCTGATCATGCGGCCTGAGGCGGTCACCCCCTCGAACAACCAGCTTTGA
- a CDS encoding FAD-binding and (Fe-S)-binding domain-containing protein encodes MSLPAAFLSDVAQLIPKDRRFDDPLSTLAFGTDASFYRLIPQLVIRVESEDEVVTLLQLAQRDRVPVTFRAAGTSLSGQAISDSVLIVLGEQWNDREIRGHGTQIRLQPGVIGAQANAWLAPFGRKIGPDPASINACKIGGIVANNASGMCCGTAQNTYHTLAGMRLVLADGSRLDTEDSASVQAFRQTHGTLLERLATLGRETRANAELCAKIRHKYRLKNTTGLSLNALVDFDDPLDILSHLLVGSEGTLGFISAVTYDTVIDHPNKASALIVFPDVETCCNAVTVLKTQPVSAVELLDRRSLRSVQDKPGMPAFVQHLSDNACALLIESRAASPSLLHEHMALIMASLASFPVEKQVDFTEDPLENARLWAIRKDTFPAVGAVRKTGTTVIIEDVTFPVEQLAIGVNRLIELFDKHHYDEAILFGHALEGNLHFVFTQGFNSAEEIARYQAFMDDVAQLVAVEFGGSLKAEHGTGRNMAPFVELEWGSDAYQLMWQLKRLLDPNGILNPDVVLSDDPQIHLKHLKPLPAADELVDKCIECGFCEPVCPSKGLTLSPRQRIVIWRDIQAKQRAGVDTTELEAAYHYQGIDTCAATGLCAQRCPVGINTGDLVKKLRSRDADRTKTAEWLATHFATALQGARFTLHVANGARMLLGAPRLAKLSATVTRLSKGQVPQWTNAMPQPEKAIRFSPAVTDERPRVVYLAACVSRAMGPAAGDKEQMSLYDKTRGLLEKAGYQVVFPDHQDNLCCGQPFASKGYAEQAEHKRQELIGALLHASRGGLDPIYCDTSPCTLRLMQDLGETRLDLYDPVRFIRTHLMDRLDFTPQEAPIAVHVTCSTQHLGESQALIDLARRCAKTVVIPEGIHCCGFAGDKGFTTPELNAHALRTLKDAVQQCSEGISTSRTCEIGLSQHGGIDYHGLVYLVDRVTQARAH; translated from the coding sequence ATGAGCCTGCCTGCAGCATTCCTGAGCGACGTCGCACAGCTGATTCCGAAGGATCGGCGTTTCGACGATCCACTTTCCACCCTCGCCTTCGGCACCGATGCCAGCTTTTACCGATTGATCCCACAGTTGGTGATTCGGGTTGAGTCGGAAGACGAAGTCGTTACGCTGCTGCAACTGGCCCAGCGCGACCGCGTCCCCGTGACCTTCCGCGCGGCGGGCACCAGCTTGTCCGGCCAGGCCATCAGCGACTCGGTGCTGATCGTGCTGGGGGAGCAGTGGAATGACCGCGAAATACGCGGACATGGCACGCAGATCCGCCTGCAACCGGGCGTAATCGGCGCCCAGGCCAATGCCTGGCTTGCGCCCTTCGGGCGCAAGATCGGGCCGGACCCGGCGTCGATCAATGCCTGCAAAATTGGCGGCATCGTCGCTAACAACGCCAGTGGCATGTGCTGCGGTACGGCACAAAATACCTACCACACCCTGGCCGGTATGCGTCTGGTGTTGGCCGACGGCAGCCGCCTGGACACCGAAGACTCTGCCAGCGTCCAAGCCTTCCGCCAGACCCACGGCACGCTGCTCGAACGCCTGGCAACACTGGGCCGCGAAACGCGGGCAAATGCCGAACTTTGCGCAAAGATTCGCCACAAATACCGTCTGAAAAATACCACTGGCCTGTCGCTCAATGCCCTGGTGGATTTCGATGACCCGTTGGACATCCTCAGCCATCTGCTGGTGGGCTCCGAGGGCACGCTGGGGTTTATCAGCGCGGTGACCTACGACACGGTGATCGATCACCCGAACAAAGCCTCGGCGCTGATCGTGTTCCCGGATGTCGAGACCTGCTGCAACGCGGTAACCGTGCTGAAAACCCAACCGGTCTCGGCGGTTGAACTGCTGGACCGGCGCAGCCTGCGCTCGGTACAGGACAAACCGGGTATGCCTGCGTTCGTACAGCATCTGTCGGACAATGCCTGCGCGCTGTTGATCGAATCCCGCGCCGCCTCCCCTTCATTACTGCATGAACACATGGCGCTGATCATGGCCTCCCTCGCCTCGTTTCCGGTGGAGAAGCAGGTCGACTTCACCGAGGACCCGCTGGAAAACGCCCGGCTCTGGGCGATCCGCAAAGACACTTTTCCCGCCGTGGGCGCCGTGCGCAAAACCGGTACGACCGTCATCATAGAAGACGTCACCTTCCCGGTCGAACAACTGGCGATTGGCGTTAACCGTTTGATCGAACTGTTCGACAAGCATCACTACGACGAGGCCATCCTTTTCGGACACGCGCTGGAAGGCAATCTGCATTTCGTCTTCACTCAAGGCTTCAACAGCGCGGAAGAAATCGCACGCTATCAGGCGTTCATGGACGACGTTGCACAGCTGGTGGCGGTTGAATTCGGCGGCTCGCTGAAAGCCGAACACGGCACCGGTCGCAACATGGCGCCGTTTGTCGAGCTGGAATGGGGCAGCGATGCCTATCAACTGATGTGGCAGCTCAAGCGCCTGCTCGACCCCAACGGCATCCTTAACCCGGATGTGGTGCTCAGCGATGACCCGCAGATTCATCTCAAGCACCTCAAGCCCCTGCCCGCAGCCGACGAGCTTGTGGATAAGTGCATCGAATGCGGCTTCTGCGAGCCGGTGTGCCCGTCCAAAGGCCTGACCTTGAGCCCGCGCCAGCGCATTGTGATCTGGCGCGATATCCAGGCCAAACAACGCGCCGGCGTCGACACCACCGAATTGGAAGCCGCCTACCACTACCAAGGCATCGACACCTGCGCCGCCACCGGGCTCTGCGCCCAACGCTGCCCTGTAGGCATCAATACCGGCGACCTGGTGAAAAAGCTGCGCAGCCGCGACGCCGACCGTACGAAAACCGCCGAATGGCTCGCCACCCATTTCGCCACCGCACTGCAAGGCGCGCGCTTTACCCTGCACGTCGCCAACGGCGCACGCATGCTGCTGGGAGCGCCGCGCCTGGCGAAGTTATCGGCCACCGTCACCCGGCTGTCCAAGGGACAGGTTCCACAATGGACCAACGCCATGCCGCAACCGGAAAAAGCCATTCGCTTCAGCCCGGCCGTTACCGACGAGCGACCACGGGTGGTGTACCTGGCGGCGTGCGTCTCACGCGCCATGGGCCCGGCGGCGGGGGATAAAGAGCAAATGTCGCTGTACGACAAAACCCGTGGCCTGCTGGAAAAAGCCGGTTACCAAGTGGTCTTTCCCGACCATCAGGACAACCTGTGCTGCGGCCAACCCTTCGCCTCCAAGGGTTATGCCGAACAGGCCGAACACAAGCGCCAGGAACTGATCGGCGCCCTGCTCCACGCCAGCCGTGGCGGCCTCGACCCGATCTATTGCGACACCAGCCCGTGCACCCTGCGCCTGATGCAAGACCTGGGCGAGACACGCCTGGACCTCTACGACCCGGTACGCTTTATCCGCACCCACCTGATGGACCGCCTCGACTTCACGCCGCAGGAGGCGCCGATTGCCGTCCACGTGACCTGCAGCACCCAGCACCTGGGTGAAAGCCAGGCGCTGATCGACCTCGCCCGACGCTGCGCCAAAACCGTCGTCATCCCCGAAGGCATCCACTGCTGCGGTTTTGCCGGCGACAAAGGCTTTACCACGCCAGAACTCAACGCCCACGCACTGCGCACCCTCAAGGACGCGGTGCAACAGTGCAGCGAAGGCATCTCCACCAGCCGCACCTGCGAGATCGGCCTGAGCCAGCACGGCGGCATTGATTATCACGGTTTGGTGTACCTCGTAGACCGCGTGACCCAGGCCCGCGCCCATTAG
- a CDS encoding YfjI family protein yields MQQLDPKLELPRPLIESNPVAQLYPVQALGGILGPAVERMAEVIGVPQALAAQSVLAASALATQGHAGLQLDGRNYPLSLYLITVAASGDRKTAADRCALLPARQWEREQWQRYREQLAQHRAAQRQAQRINPADPESTNGVPLEAEPSAPRLITTDPTIEALIKGLCHDLPSMGLFCDEGGQFLGSSTMSRDNRLKAVTTLSSLWDGSPIDRARSMVGESLRAYDRRLSLHLMLQPYLAMQLLSDPLLQGQGILGRCLMTWPTSVAGQRSYQAVDLSKDAALKRYHHRLSALFYQPWSLSAGGALRLSPLSLSPLARRRWIDLHDAIEAQLGEFGELASVRPSGSKAADNLLRVAGILAVVEESSVVEVDHIQRASALVGYYLTEIQRLTEQEPVCRVKEEADRLLRWLQVKDWKRFSIRDLNRNGPRFARKSSRHATKLLVELLDHQWLITDGHTFEVRHV; encoded by the coding sequence ATGCAGCAGTTAGATCCGAAGCTTGAACTACCACGTCCGCTGATTGAGTCGAATCCTGTGGCCCAGCTTTATCCGGTGCAGGCACTGGGTGGGATTCTTGGGCCTGCGGTGGAGCGCATGGCCGAGGTCATCGGCGTGCCTCAGGCACTGGCCGCGCAATCGGTGTTGGCTGCCTCGGCACTGGCCACTCAAGGTCATGCGGGCTTACAGCTCGACGGAAGAAATTATCCGCTGTCGCTGTACCTGATCACGGTGGCCGCGTCCGGCGATCGCAAAACGGCAGCAGATCGATGTGCATTATTGCCAGCACGGCAATGGGAGCGTGAGCAGTGGCAGCGTTACCGCGAACAGCTTGCACAGCACCGTGCCGCACAACGGCAGGCGCAGCGTATCAACCCTGCCGATCCTGAGTCCACGAACGGGGTGCCGCTCGAAGCAGAGCCTTCAGCCCCTAGGCTGATAACCACAGACCCGACTATCGAGGCCCTGATCAAGGGGCTCTGTCATGACTTGCCGAGCATGGGCCTGTTCTGTGACGAGGGCGGACAATTCCTCGGCAGCAGCACCATGAGTCGGGATAACCGTTTGAAGGCGGTCACAACCTTGTCGTCACTCTGGGACGGTAGCCCGATAGATCGCGCGCGCTCCATGGTTGGTGAAAGCTTGCGAGCCTACGACCGGCGCTTGAGCCTGCATCTGATGCTGCAACCATATTTAGCCATGCAGTTACTCAGTGACCCGTTGCTGCAAGGGCAAGGCATTCTCGGCCGCTGCCTGATGACCTGGCCCACCAGTGTAGCCGGGCAACGTAGCTACCAGGCTGTCGACTTGTCCAAAGATGCCGCCCTCAAGCGCTATCATCACCGCCTTTCGGCTCTGTTTTATCAGCCTTGGTCACTTTCCGCTGGCGGTGCCTTGCGTCTATCACCGCTGAGCCTCAGTCCACTGGCTCGTCGTCGCTGGATTGATCTGCATGATGCCATCGAAGCCCAACTGGGTGAGTTTGGCGAGCTGGCCAGCGTACGGCCTAGCGGATCGAAGGCCGCCGATAACCTGCTGCGCGTCGCCGGCATTCTTGCAGTTGTGGAGGAGAGCAGCGTCGTGGAGGTCGACCATATCCAACGGGCCTCGGCCTTAGTCGGTTACTACCTCACCGAGATCCAGCGTCTGACTGAGCAGGAGCCAGTGTGTCGAGTTAAGGAGGAGGCGGACCGGCTGTTGCGCTGGCTGCAGGTCAAAGATTGGAAGCGCTTTAGTATTCGAGACCTGAACCGCAACGGGCCCCGCTTTGCTCGTAAGAGCAGTCGCCATGCCACCAAGCTTTTAGTCGAGTTGCTTGATCATCAGTGGTTGATCACCGACGGCCACACCTTCGAGGTGCGCCATGTTTAA
- a CDS encoding integrase domain-containing protein, with amino-acid sequence MPTNATRLSDRQLKAVKATGKDFVLSDGDGLQLRVRASGSMMWNFNYREPLTRSRINMALGPYPDLSLANARKKAAEARELLALGTDPKTQRDEVRQAKLAETEHTFEKVATAWFELKKDSVTKAYAEDIWRSLTLHVFPSMKTTPLSQITAPMVIKILRPIEAKGSLETVKRLSQRLNEIMTYGVNSGLIFANPLNGIRAVFKKPKKENMAALPPEELPELMMEIANASIKRTTRCLIEWQLHTMTRPAEAATTRWADIDFDKRIWTIPPERMKKRRPHTIPLTDQALSLLETLKQLSGNREYVFPSDRNPRTHANSQTANMALKRMGFQDRLVSHGLRSMASTILNEHGWDPELIEVALAHVDKDEVRSAYNRTDYIERRRPMMAWWSEHIQKAATGSLSASAINQTRDRNVVPIR; translated from the coding sequence ATGCCTACTAACGCAACCCGCCTCTCCGATCGCCAGCTCAAGGCAGTCAAGGCAACCGGTAAAGATTTCGTCCTCAGCGACGGTGATGGCTTACAGCTTCGAGTACGTGCGAGCGGCTCAATGATGTGGAATTTTAATTACCGCGAGCCCCTGACCAGAAGCCGTATCAATATGGCGCTTGGTCCATACCCCGACCTTTCGCTAGCCAACGCCCGAAAGAAAGCCGCAGAGGCGCGTGAGCTGCTCGCTTTAGGCACTGATCCCAAAACCCAGCGTGATGAGGTAAGGCAAGCCAAACTTGCTGAGACTGAACACACTTTCGAGAAGGTGGCCACCGCCTGGTTCGAGCTAAAGAAAGACTCCGTAACCAAAGCCTACGCCGAAGACATTTGGAGATCGCTGACACTCCATGTTTTCCCAAGCATGAAAACCACGCCGCTCTCTCAAATCACTGCTCCGATGGTTATTAAAATCCTTCGCCCAATCGAGGCCAAAGGGAGCCTCGAAACTGTGAAACGATTGAGTCAGCGACTCAACGAGATCATGACCTATGGGGTCAACTCCGGGCTGATATTTGCGAACCCCCTCAATGGCATTCGGGCGGTGTTCAAGAAACCCAAGAAAGAGAACATGGCTGCGCTACCACCTGAGGAGCTTCCCGAGCTCATGATGGAAATCGCGAATGCCAGCATCAAACGCACGACCCGCTGCCTGATCGAATGGCAGTTGCACACGATGACCCGCCCTGCCGAAGCAGCCACCACACGATGGGCAGATATCGACTTCGACAAACGCATTTGGACCATTCCGCCAGAGCGCATGAAAAAGCGTCGGCCGCACACAATCCCTCTTACCGATCAGGCACTTTCGTTACTGGAGACACTCAAGCAACTCAGCGGTAACAGAGAGTACGTGTTCCCCTCAGATAGAAACCCCCGCACCCATGCCAATAGCCAGACCGCCAACATGGCGTTGAAGCGCATGGGCTTTCAGGACCGTCTAGTCAGCCACGGCTTGCGCTCGATGGCGAGCACCATCCTGAATGAGCATGGCTGGGATCCGGAGCTGATCGAGGTCGCACTGGCGCATGTCGACAAGGACGAAGTTCGTAGCGCCTACAACCGGACGGATTACATCGAACGCCGGCGTCCGATGATGGCTTGGTGGAGTGAACATATCCAGAAGGCGGCCACCGGCAGCCTGTCGGCATCGGCCATCAATCAAACCAGAGATCGCAACGTCGTACCGATTCGCTGA